The Thermasporomyces composti region CCCTGGCGTTCCGCGACGTCAACCCTCAGGCGCCGGTCCACGTCCTGGTGGTCCCCAAGGCGCACACGACGACCCTGACGGAGCTCGCGGACGACGCGGAGCTCCTGGGAGTCCTGCTCCAGGAGTGCGTCGCCGTCGCCCGGAGCGAGGGCATCGTCGACACCGGCTACCGGGTCGCCGTCAACACCGGCGAGCAAGGCGGCCAGGTCGTCCAGCACTGCCATCTCCACGTGCTCGGTGGTCGGCAGCTCGTCGGTTCCCTCGGCTAGGAGGGGAGACGCTGCGGGGTTCGAGACGGTTCTGGACGCTTGTCCGAAAGACCCCTCATGCGAGGTTGACCCCTGTTCCCGCGCGCAATACGCGTGCTCGCGCGGCACCGCGCGGGCTACGATGAACGTCGTTTCGAATGCTGGCGCGCCTTGCCGAGCGCCGGCGACTGAGTGACGACATGACGAAAAGGAGCAAGGCCAGCAGGCCGCCCATGGCCAAGACGAACTCGTCACAGACCAAGATCGTCGTCCCGGCGAGCATCCCCATGGTGAGCCTTCTCGGGCCGCGCGACGAGTTCCTCCGGGTCGCCGAGAAGGAGTTCGACGCCGAGATCCACGTCCGAGGGAACGAGATCACCGTCACCGCCGCACCGGAGGAACGCATCCTCGTCGAGCAGCTGTTCGACGAGCTGGTCGCCGTTCTCCGCTCCGGACACGGGTTGACGTCTGACACGGTGGAACGCTCCGTCGCGATGCTCCGGGCCCGCGAGGCGGAGCGCCCGGCCGAGGTCCTGACGGTCAACATCCTCTCCAACCGCGGGCGCACGATCCGACCCAAGACGCTGGGGCAGAAGAGGTACGTCGACGCGATCGACAAGCACACCGTGGTCTTCGCCATCGGTCCGGCCGGCACGGGTAAGACCTATCTCGCGATGGCGAAGGCCGTGCAGGCGCTGCAGGCCAAGCAGGTGAACCGGATCATCCTCACCCGACCGGCGGTCGAGGCAGGCGAGCGGCTGGGGTACCTGCCGGGCACCTTGTCGGAGAAGATCGACCCGTACCTGCGGCCGCTCTACGACGCGCTCCACGACATGATCGACCCCGACTCGATCCCACGCCTGCTGACGGCGGGGACCATCGAGGTCGCGCCGCTGGCCTACATGCGGGGCCGCACGCTCAACGACGCGTTCATCATCCTGGACGAGGCGCAGAACACCTCGCCAGAGCAGATGAAGATGTTCCTCACCCGGCTCGGCTTCGGCTCGAAGATGGTCGTCACCGGCGACATCACCCAGGTCGACCTGCCCAGTGGCGTCCACTCGGGCCTGAAGGTGGTCCGCGAGATCCTCGCCGGCATCGAGGACGTCCACTTCGCGACGCTCACCGGCCACGACGTCGTCCGCCACAAGCTGGTGGGACGAATCGTCGCGGCCTACGACGAGTACGAAGCACGCAACTCCGGGCGCTCGGACGCCAGGCGGAGCCGACGCACCCGTGAGGAAACCTGACGACCGTGCACGGCGTCTACACCTCACCTACGGGGAGAGGAGGCGGGTCGGCACCTTCGGTCGCTTCGTCGACATCCTCCGTGCTCGGGTGTCACGCGCACCCCTCCAGGGCCTTGTGAAGTAGCCATGACGATCGACATCGCCAACGAGTCCGGGGTCGAGATCGACGAGCACGAGCTCGCCAGGCTCGCCCGTTTCGTCCTCGACCGGATGCGCTTGCACCCGCAGGCCGAGCTGTCCATCGTCCTCGTCGACGAGCAGACGATGGCGGAGCACAACCTGCGGTGGATGGACGAGACCGGCCCGACCGACGTCCTCGCGTTCCCGATGGACGAGCTGCGTCCTGGCCGCGACGGCGAGGAGCCGCCCTTGGGGCTGCTCGGGGACGTCGTGCTCTGTCCGCAGGTGGCCGCGCGCCAGGCCCGCGAGGCCGGACATACCCTCGAAGACGAGCTGCACCTGCTCACGGTCCACGGGATCCTGCACCTGCTCGGCTACGACCACGCCGAGCCCGAGGAGCATCGAGAGATGTTCGCGTTGCAGGCGAGACTGCTCGCCGAGTGGCAGCCGCGACGAGAACGCGAAGGTGGCGTCGCCGATGGGCGGTGACCCGCAGCTGCTCATCCTCGCGGCGGCCTTGGTGCTGGTCGCGGGGGTGCTCGCTGCGGCCGAAGCCGCCCTGTCGACCTTCTCGAAATCCCGCGCGGAAGGGCTCGCCGAGGCCGGCCGGCGGGGTGCCGAACGAGTTCGGATGATCGTGGCGGACAGCGCCCGGTACCTCAACACCGCGCTGTTCCTACGGCTGGCGTGCGAGCTCATCGCCACGATCCTGGTCGCGGACGTCTTCTTCGGCTGGATCGAGACCACGTGGCTGGCGATCCTCGCGGCCGCCGGGGTCATGATCGTCGTGTCCTACGTCGTGGTCGGGGTGGCACCCCGCACAATCGGCCGTCAGCAGGCCGACCGAGTGGCCTTGCTCACCTCGGGTCTGCTCATGGGGCTGACCCGGGTCCTCGGGCCGCTGCCGAAGCTGCTGATCTGGCTCGGGAATCTCCTCACGCCAGGCAAGGGATTCCGGGAGGGGCCGTTCGCGACGGAGGCGGAGCTGCGCGAGCTGGTCGACATCGCGGAAGCGAGCCGTGTCATCGAGTCCGGTGAACGGCAGATGATCCACTCGGTCTTCGACCTCGGCGACACGATCGTCCGCGAGGTCATGGTCCCGCGGACCGACATCGTCGTCATCGAACGCCACAAGACGCTCCGCCAGCTGATGTCGCTGGCGCTGCGCAGCGGCTTCTCGCGCATCCCCGTCATCGGCGAGAACCTCGACGACATCGTGGGCGTGGCCTACCTGAAGGACGTCACGCAGCGGATCTACGACAACCGCGCGGCCGAGACGACGGAGCGGGTCGAGCAGGTCATGCGGCCGCCCGCGTTCGTCCCCGACTCCAAGCCGATCGACGCGCTGCTCCGCGAGATGCAGCAGCAGCGCACCCACCTCGCGATCGTGTTGGACGAGTACGGCGGTACGGCCGGCCTCGTCACCATCGAGGACATCCTCGAGGAGATCGTCGGCGAGATCACCGACGAGTACGATGTCGCGCCGCAAGCCGTGGAGCGCCTGGGAAGCGGCGCCGTGCGGGTCAGCTCACGGCTGCCCATCCACGAGCTGGGCGAGGTGTTCAACATCGACCTCGACGACGAGGACGTCGACAGCGTCGGCGGCCTCATGGCGAAGTACCTCGACAAGGTGCCGATCCCGGGCGCGAAGGTGACCGTCGACGGGCTCCAGCTCGTGGCGGAGGGGCCGGTCGGTCGGCGGAACCGGATCCCCACGATCCTGGTCACGCGGATCGACACGCCGGAGGACGGCGAGGTTCCGAGCACCGAGGAACGAAAGTGACCTGGCTCGTCAGGCCGACAGGCCGCCGTCGACCATGAGGGTCGCCCCCGTGATGTAGGAGGCCTCGTCGCTGCCGAGGAAGAGGATCGCGTACGCGATCTCCCGGGGCTCGGCGTGGCGTCGCAGCAGCGTGGGCGTCTGTCGGGCGAGCGCCTCCCGCGCTTCGTCCAGGTTCTCGCCGGTGGCCTCGGCCCGCCGACGCACGTGGAACGTCGTCAGGGTCGGGCCCGGACACACCGCGTTGACTCGGATGCCCTCGTCGGCGTGGTCGTAGGCCATCGACCGGGTGAGCGCGAGGAGCGCCGCTTTCGTGGCGTCGTACTGGGCCATGCCACTCCGGCCGGTGACCGCGTTCGCGGACGAGACGTTGACGATGCTGCCACCGCCCCCGGCGACCATCGCGGGCACCGCGAACTTCGAGCAGTAGGCCACCTGGAGCAGGTTCCCGCGCAGGATCACGTCCCAGGACCGCGGATCCGCCGTGGTGATCGGGCCCCACACTCGCACACCGGCGACGTTGGCGAGGATGTCGAGCCGCCCGAAGCGGCGGACGGTCTCGGAGACGGCCCGCCGGGCTTCGCCCTCCTCGTCCAGCCGCGCGGTGACGGCCACCACCTGTTCGCCGGTCGGGTCGATGTCGTGGGCGGCCCGCGCGACCGCGTCCGCGTCCACGTCGACGAGCACGACGCGGGCGCCCTCCTCGGCGAACAGCTGGCCCGTCGCCTGACCGATGCCGCCACCGCCGCCGGTCACGAGGGCGACTTTGCCAGCGACCCGACCCGTCATGCCGCGTCCTCCCCGCCGGTCGTCTCCTCGCCGGCCCCACCTCGCCGGTCGTCATCCCGCGTCACGGGACGACCCGATCATCGCACCGCGCCCTCGCTTCGTCGTCGCTCGCAGCCGGCATCGGCCGACCAGCTCGGCGGGCGCCGAGGGAGCGCGGACGTCTCGCCGCCTAGGATCACGGCGTGCACGAGCTCGACCCTGAGGACGCGAAGATCGTGACGCTGGCGCGGGCCACCCGGGCGCGTGTCGGGGCGGCGGAGGGCGCCGCGGTGCGCGATACGACTGGTCGCACCTACACGGCCGCGACCGTGACGCTGCCGTCGCTGCGGCTGTCCGCGCTCCAGCTCGCCGTCGCGATGGCGGTCTCCAGCGGAGCGGAAGGGCTGGAGGCCGGAGCTGTGGTGTCCGACGCGGACGACGTCTCCGCGGAGGACCGGGCCGTGATCGGAGACCTGGGCGGTGCCGGTGTCCCGATCTTCCTCGCCGGCGTCGACGGCGAGGTCCGAGCTGTCGTCCACACCGGTTGAGCGGGCCGTCGACCGTGGCGTCGACTGGCCCGGGCGCGTCCGTCCCGGGCATCCCCGGCCGGGACGAGGTTCTCGCCGTCCGTCGATGGACGACCGGGCGCGGCCAGCCCGCCGCTCGGGTACGGCAGAATCGGCGGAGTGAGTGAGACGACGGGGTTCCGCTGCGGCTTTGCGTGCCTGGTCGGGCGTCCCAACACGGGCAAGTCGACGTTGACCAACGCCTTGGTCGGGCAGAAGGTGGCGATCGCGTCGTCTCGTCCGCAGACGACCCGCCACACGATCAGGGGCATCGTGCATCGCCCGGACGCGCAGCTCGTCCTCGTCGACACACCCGGGCTCCACAAGCCCCGCACCTTGCTCGGCGAACGTCTCAACGACCTCGTCCTCACCACACTCGGCGAGGTCGACGTGGTGGGGATGTGTCTGCCAGCCGACGAGAAGACCGGGCCCGGTGACCGGTTCCTGGCACGGGAGATCGCGAGGGTCCGCAGCCGGTCGACGTTCGCGATCGTGACGAAGGCCGACCTGGTGGGCAAGGCGAGGATGGTCGAGCGGCTGGTGTCCGTCCAGCGGCTCGGCGAGGAGATCGGCATCGAGTGGGACGAGATCGTCCCGGTCTCGGCCAAGACGGGCTTCCAGGTCGATCTGCTGGCCGACCTGCTGGTGGCTCGACTGCCGGAAGGGCCCCCGCTCTACCCGGAGGGCGAGCTGACCGACCAGCCCGAGGAGGTGCTCGTCGCCGAGCTGATCCGGGAGGCCGCGCTCGAAGGCGTCCGCGAGGAGCTGCCGCACTCGATCGCCGTCGTGGTGGAGGAGATGGGTCTGCGGGAGGACCGTCCGCCCGACCGGCCCCTCCTCGACATCCATGCCAACCTCTACGTCGAGCGGCCCAGCCAGAAGGCCATCATCATCGGCACCAAGGGGCGGCGCCTGGTCGAGGTGGGCACCAAGGCACGGCAGCAGATCGAGGCGCTGCTGGGTACGCCGGTCTACCTCGACCTGTACGTCAAAGTGGCCAAGGACTGGCAGCGCGACCCCAAGCAGCTGCGCAGGCTCGGCTTCTGAGCCCCGTCACCAGGGCACACCTCCGCCAGAGGGACCATCCGGGCGCCCTCCCGCCCGGACATCTGGGACGCCCGAGGGGGAGGCATGGCGGAGGAGGCGGTGCCGGCCCGACCGATCGTCGGGACCGCGGCCGAGCACGCGTCGACCGAGGTCCCGGAGGCGGCGCCGGGGGACACCGTCGCCGACGTCCTGGCGCTCCTGAGGCGACGGGCCTTCGACAGCGTGTCCGTCATCGCGGTCGTCGACGGCGAGCGGCTGGTGGGCGTCGTGCCGATCGAACGCCTGCTCATCGCGCCCGACGGCCAGCCGATGCGGGACCTGGTGGATCCCTCGGCGCCGGTCGTGGCGCCGACCACCGACCAGGAGCGGGCTGTGTGGGCGGCGCTGCGGCGCGGCAGGCTGGGTGTAGCGGTGGTCGACGACGAGGGCCGATACCGCGGAGTCCTGCCGCCGCGGCGGCTGGTGGGGGTCCTCGTGCAGGAGCACGAGAAGGACCTCGCCCGGCTCGGCGGCTTCGGCGGGTCGAGCCGCTCCGCTCGCGAGGCGACCGCGGAGCCGGTGCCGCGTCGACTCTGGCACCGCCTGCCGTGGCTGGTCCTCGGCCTCATCGGGTCGGTGGCAGCGGCCGGGGTCATCGACTCCTTCGAGCAATCCCTCAACCGTCAGATCCTGTTGGCGATCTTCCTACCCGGCGTGGTCTACCTGGCGGACGCGGTCGGTACCCAGACCGAGACGCTCGTCATCCGAGGACTGTCGGTCGGTGTCAGCATCAGGACGGTCGCCTGGCGGGAGATCGTGACCGGCGCCCTCCTCGGGGTGCTGCTTGCCGCGACCTTCTGGGTCATCACGGTGCTGGTCTGGGGGAACGCCGCTGTGGCGACGGCGGTGGCGCTGGCGCTGCTGGCGGCCTGCTCGATCGCCACGCTCGTCGCGATGGCGTTGCCGTGGATCCTCCATCGGTGCGGCCGAGACCCCGCCTTCGGGTCCGGGCCGCTGGCCACCGTCGTGCAGGACTTCCTGTCGATCGCCAGCTACTTCCTCATCGCCACGGCTCTCCTGTGACCAGCGACATGGGACCAAAGATCAGGAGTGGGCGTCGACCGCGTGGGACCTTCGGTACCAGGCCGGGGACCCAGGCCCATGGAAGTCGGGGCGGCAAACGCGAACAATATCCAGGTCCGCGCGGTGCGGACGCGAGCACAGATGCGAACGCGAGTCGACGAGGGCCCACGACCCGCGTCCCTGGAGGAAGGGAGCCGAGATCGCAGCGCAAGTTCGGCGTTTGACCGTCGGCGTCGACGACTCCGACAGCGCGATGACGGCGGTGGAGTGGGCGGCGCGCGAGGCCGCGATCCTCGGCGCTCCCCTGCGCGTGGTCCATGCCTTCGTGTGGCCGCTCCTCCACCTGCCGCCCGTGGCGCGGCGGATGGGTCCGCCCGGTGGGGAGCGGGTGTACGCCGAAAACCTCTTGAGCCGTGCGGCGGACCGCGCACGGGCGGTGGCGCCGTCTGTGTCGGTCAGCACAGCACTGGTGAAGGACTTCCCGTACCCGCTGCTCGTCGAGGAGAGCCGGACCAGCGAGTACGTCGTGGTGGGGGCGTCCGGCCTCGGCGCACTGGCCACCGCGCTCGCCGGCTCCATTGCCGTGCGCCTCGCGGCCAGCGCTCACGCACCGATGGTGCTCGTGCGAGGTGAGACGGAACGGACGGCCGGCCGGGTCGTGGTCGGCGTCGACGGCTCCGAGCTCTCCGCGGTGGCCGCGGAGCTGGCAGCGCGGGAGGCGGCATACCGGTCCGCCCGGCTCGGTCTCGTCCACGTCGAGGAAGGTGGCCGAGGCGACCGCGCCGCCGACGTGCTGGCGTCGGCGGCGATGAGGGCGCGCCAGGCCCATCCGGGCCTCGTGGTCGAGGAGCGAGTCCTTCCCGGTCACACCGCCGGCGTGCTCGTCGAGGAGTCTCGCACGGCGGACCTGGTGGTGGTGGGTTCTCGAGGACGCGGCGGCTTCACCGGGCTTCTCCTGGGCTCGGTGAGTCAGACGCTCCTGCACCAGGCGCACTGCCCCGTCATCGTCGTGCCGCCCAACGCCGCCGAGCGGATCCGGGAGGAACCGGACGGACGCTCCAGCGGAGCAGCAGACCAGCAGACCGGCGGCGGATAGGAGGACAGACGTGAGTCCACGAGGAATCGTGGTGGGTGTCGACGGGTCCGCGGCGAGTGTCTGCGCCCTGCGGTGGGCAGCCGACCACGCCGAGCTCCTCGACGTGCCGCTCGAGGCGGTGCTGGTCTCGGTGGAGGACCAGGGCGAGGACGAGCAGGCGCTCGCGGCGGCGTTGGCGGCGACGGTCGACTCCGCCGTGGGAGCGCCGGAGCTCCGTCGGCGGGTATCCCAGGACGTCTTGCGGGGCCCGCTCGTCGACGTCC contains the following coding sequences:
- a CDS encoding histidine triad nucleotide-binding protein; this translates as MTASPVPANADCVFCRIVAREIPATIVRETDRTLAFRDVNPQAPVHVLVVPKAHTTTLTELADDAELLGVLLQECVAVARSEGIVDTGYRVAVNTGEQGGQVVQHCHLHVLGGRQLVGSLG
- a CDS encoding PhoH family protein; this translates as MAKTNSSQTKIVVPASIPMVSLLGPRDEFLRVAEKEFDAEIHVRGNEITVTAAPEERILVEQLFDELVAVLRSGHGLTSDTVERSVAMLRAREAERPAEVLTVNILSNRGRTIRPKTLGQKRYVDAIDKHTVVFAIGPAGTGKTYLAMAKAVQALQAKQVNRIILTRPAVEAGERLGYLPGTLSEKIDPYLRPLYDALHDMIDPDSIPRLLTAGTIEVAPLAYMRGRTLNDAFIILDEAQNTSPEQMKMFLTRLGFGSKMVVTGDITQVDLPSGVHSGLKVVREILAGIEDVHFATLTGHDVVRHKLVGRIVAAYDEYEARNSGRSDARRSRRTREET
- the ybeY gene encoding rRNA maturation RNase YbeY; the encoded protein is MTIDIANESGVEIDEHELARLARFVLDRMRLHPQAELSIVLVDEQTMAEHNLRWMDETGPTDVLAFPMDELRPGRDGEEPPLGLLGDVVLCPQVAARQAREAGHTLEDELHLLTVHGILHLLGYDHAEPEEHREMFALQARLLAEWQPRREREGGVADGR
- a CDS encoding hemolysin family protein — its product is MGGDPQLLILAAALVLVAGVLAAAEAALSTFSKSRAEGLAEAGRRGAERVRMIVADSARYLNTALFLRLACELIATILVADVFFGWIETTWLAILAAAGVMIVVSYVVVGVAPRTIGRQQADRVALLTSGLLMGLTRVLGPLPKLLIWLGNLLTPGKGFREGPFATEAELRELVDIAEASRVIESGERQMIHSVFDLGDTIVREVMVPRTDIVVIERHKTLRQLMSLALRSGFSRIPVIGENLDDIVGVAYLKDVTQRIYDNRAAETTERVEQVMRPPAFVPDSKPIDALLREMQQQRTHLAIVLDEYGGTAGLVTIEDILEEIVGEITDEYDVAPQAVERLGSGAVRVSSRLPIHELGEVFNIDLDDEDVDSVGGLMAKYLDKVPIPGAKVTVDGLQLVAEGPVGRRNRIPTILVTRIDTPEDGEVPSTEERK
- a CDS encoding SDR family NAD(P)-dependent oxidoreductase, which gives rise to MTGRVAGKVALVTGGGGGIGQATGQLFAEEGARVVLVDVDADAVARAAHDIDPTGEQVVAVTARLDEEGEARRAVSETVRRFGRLDILANVAGVRVWGPITTADPRSWDVILRGNLLQVAYCSKFAVPAMVAGGGGSIVNVSSANAVTGRSGMAQYDATKAALLALTRSMAYDHADEGIRVNAVCPGPTLTTFHVRRRAEATGENLDEAREALARQTPTLLRRHAEPREIAYAILFLGSDEASYITGATLMVDGGLSA
- a CDS encoding cytidine deaminase gives rise to the protein MHELDPEDAKIVTLARATRARVGAAEGAAVRDTTGRTYTAATVTLPSLRLSALQLAVAMAVSSGAEGLEAGAVVSDADDVSAEDRAVIGDLGGAGVPIFLAGVDGEVRAVVHTG
- the era gene encoding GTPase Era, yielding MSETTGFRCGFACLVGRPNTGKSTLTNALVGQKVAIASSRPQTTRHTIRGIVHRPDAQLVLVDTPGLHKPRTLLGERLNDLVLTTLGEVDVVGMCLPADEKTGPGDRFLAREIARVRSRSTFAIVTKADLVGKARMVERLVSVQRLGEEIGIEWDEIVPVSAKTGFQVDLLADLLVARLPEGPPLYPEGELTDQPEEVLVAELIREAALEGVREELPHSIAVVVEEMGLREDRPPDRPLLDIHANLYVERPSQKAIIIGTKGRRLVEVGTKARQQIEALLGTPVYLDLYVKVAKDWQRDPKQLRRLGF
- a CDS encoding magnesium transporter → MAEEAVPARPIVGTAAEHASTEVPEAAPGDTVADVLALLRRRAFDSVSVIAVVDGERLVGVVPIERLLIAPDGQPMRDLVDPSAPVVAPTTDQERAVWAALRRGRLGVAVVDDEGRYRGVLPPRRLVGVLVQEHEKDLARLGGFGGSSRSAREATAEPVPRRLWHRLPWLVLGLIGSVAAAGVIDSFEQSLNRQILLAIFLPGVVYLADAVGTQTETLVIRGLSVGVSIRTVAWREIVTGALLGVLLAATFWVITVLVWGNAAVATAVALALLAACSIATLVAMALPWILHRCGRDPAFGSGPLATVVQDFLSIASYFLIATALL
- a CDS encoding universal stress protein, producing MTVGVDDSDSAMTAVEWAAREAAILGAPLRVVHAFVWPLLHLPPVARRMGPPGGERVYAENLLSRAADRARAVAPSVSVSTALVKDFPYPLLVEESRTSEYVVVGASGLGALATALAGSIAVRLAASAHAPMVLVRGETERTAGRVVVGVDGSELSAVAAELAAREAAYRSARLGLVHVEEGGRGDRAADVLASAAMRARQAHPGLVVEERVLPGHTAGVLVEESRTADLVVVGSRGRGGFTGLLLGSVSQTLLHQAHCPVIVVPPNAAERIREEPDGRSSGAADQQTGGG